In Rhodobacteraceae bacterium LMO-JJ12, a single window of DNA contains:
- a CDS encoding HupE/UreJ family protein translates to MRSQKAICSRGMIPGRVASVFLLLILSLAPRAQAHDVFPAIAEIEAQDDRLNLAIEVTLEALMADIDLSTYEDTNAAPNAADYDALRALPPEDLAARIPAFLPVFLGNLHLQIDGAGAAPSFLRPDIRDPGNVELQRQTVLHFTAPIPSGATTVSLGWVKPYGTLVVRQIGEIDDPFTATVSGGALAGPFAISGGTSQSGWQVFGTYIPIGFDHILPKGLDHILFVLGLFLLAARLRPLLWQVTAFTAAHTVTLALGATGWVTVPSSVVEPLIAASICYVAIENVFTNHLNPWRPAIVFGFGLLHGLGFASVLDEFGLPETHFIPALLGFNVGVELGQITVIAIAFLAVGFWFRNKPWYRSVITIPASLVIAGIGAYWVLERTVL, encoded by the coding sequence ATGCGAAGCCAGAAAGCCATATGCTCAAGGGGCATGATCCCCGGGCGGGTTGCAAGCGTTTTTCTCCTCTTGATCCTGTCTCTGGCTCCGCGTGCACAGGCACATGACGTTTTCCCGGCCATTGCCGAGATCGAGGCACAAGATGACCGTCTGAATCTCGCCATCGAAGTCACGCTCGAAGCCCTTATGGCCGATATTGACCTTTCGACCTATGAAGATACCAACGCCGCGCCCAATGCCGCCGACTACGATGCCCTGCGCGCCCTCCCGCCCGAGGATCTGGCGGCGCGCATTCCCGCTTTCCTGCCGGTCTTTCTTGGCAACCTGCACCTTCAAATCGACGGGGCAGGGGCCGCGCCAAGCTTCCTGCGCCCAGATATTCGCGATCCCGGCAATGTCGAGCTGCAACGCCAGACGGTTCTGCATTTCACCGCGCCAATTCCGTCGGGCGCGACAACCGTTTCGCTCGGTTGGGTAAAACCCTATGGCACCTTGGTAGTGCGCCAGATTGGTGAAATCGACGATCCGTTTACCGCCACCGTCTCGGGCGGCGCGCTTGCCGGCCCGTTTGCGATCTCGGGCGGCACGTCGCAATCCGGCTGGCAGGTGTTTGGCACATATATCCCCATCGGCTTTGATCACATCCTGCCCAAGGGACTCGATCACATCCTCTTCGTGCTCGGCCTCTTTCTTCTCGCCGCCCGGCTGCGTCCGCTCTTATGGCAGGTCACCGCGTTTACCGCCGCCCATACGGTTACACTGGCACTCGGCGCGACGGGATGGGTCACGGTTCCATCAAGCGTGGTCGAGCCGCTGATTGCCGCCTCGATCTGCTATGTCGCAATCGAGAATGTATTCACCAATCATCTCAATCCGTGGCGGCCCGCCATCGTGTTTGGCTTCGGGCTGTTGCATGGGCTGGGCTTTGCCTCGGTGCTTGATGAGTTCGGATTACCCGAGACGCATTTCATTCCCGCACTTCTGGGTTTCAATGTCGGGGTTGAGCTGGGTCAGATCACAGTGATCGCCATCGCCTTCCTCGCGGTCGGTTTCTGGTTTCGCAACAAGCCGTGGTATCGCTCTGTCATTACCATCCCCGCCTCGCTGGTCATTGCCGGCATTGGCGCCTATTGGGTGCTTGAGCGCACGGTGCTGTAA
- a CDS encoding DUF4198 domain-containing protein produces MAFWLRISVVLVLVVCARAGLAHEFWIEASEYQADTGATVEAGIFNGQDFNGVELAWFEGRVAAAHWAAGEVRGQFESRSGERPALKVKAVTEGLIRLIYQTTPSELTYSEWAKFVSFAESKGHGWAVERHLERGLAKEGVREVYTRYCKALVAVGNGKGADAAAGMRHEIVALGNPYGDVSQGLAVALFFEGKVLAGGQIDVFEKALDGTVRKTQVKSDADGQAVIPVRAGHRYLLDSVVLLEAEGGGVAWESLWASLTFEVP; encoded by the coding sequence ATGGCTTTCTGGCTTCGCATCTCTGTCGTCCTTGTGTTGGTTGTCTGCGCACGCGCAGGGCTGGCGCATGAGTTTTGGATAGAAGCATCTGAATATCAAGCCGATACCGGGGCGACGGTTGAGGCCGGGATATTCAATGGTCAGGATTTCAACGGAGTCGAGTTGGCCTGGTTCGAGGGGCGTGTCGCCGCTGCACATTGGGCTGCGGGCGAGGTCAGGGGACAGTTCGAGAGCCGCTCGGGCGAGCGCCCTGCCCTCAAGGTCAAGGCTGTGACCGAGGGGCTGATCCGGCTGATCTATCAGACGACGCCGAGCGAATTGACCTATTCCGAATGGGCCAAATTCGTGAGCTTTGCCGAGAGCAAGGGGCACGGTTGGGCCGTTGAGCGGCATTTGGAACGCGGATTGGCGAAAGAAGGCGTGCGCGAGGTTTACACCCGCTATTGCAAGGCTCTGGTGGCGGTGGGCAATGGCAAGGGGGCGGATGCGGCGGCGGGGATGCGCCACGAGATCGTCGCACTTGGCAATCCTTATGGGGATGTGTCGCAAGGTTTGGCGGTTGCGCTATTTTTTGAGGGCAAGGTTCTGGCCGGTGGGCAGATCGACGTGTTCGAGAAGGCGTTGGACGGGACCGTGCGCAAAACCCAGGTGAAAAGTGATGCAGATGGTCAAGCGGTAATACCTGTGCGGGCCGGGCATCGCTATCTGCTGGATTCGGTGGTGTTGCTGGAAGCCGAGGGCGGCGGCGTGGCGTGGGAGAGCCTGTGGGCTTCGCTGACCTTTGAGGTGCCATGA
- a CDS encoding PfkB family carbohydrate kinase, with product MAGKHDIVCIGSVLWDVIGRAPYHMRVGTDVPGRITRLPGGVALNIAMTLARFGLRPALLSAVGRDAEGDELVKACEAFGMEVGLLYRSDDLPTDRYMAVEGANGLIAAIADAHSLEQAGAKILAPMMDGRLGCEAAPYAGIVALDGNLTLGLLEEIAASPCFAAADLRVAPASPGKAERLLPFLSHSRAVLYVNCEEAGLLCQKSFASAAEAAKGLMARGAVRVLVTDGAGPAAEGARDGVIEATPPEVMATRVTGAGDTFMAAHMAAEVRGANRQEALESALAAAAAYVSGEAAG from the coding sequence ATGGCGGGCAAGCATGACATTGTGTGCATAGGCAGCGTTCTCTGGGACGTGATCGGGCGCGCGCCTTATCATATGCGCGTGGGCACCGATGTGCCGGGGCGCATCACCCGGTTGCCCGGAGGCGTGGCGTTGAATATCGCGATGACGCTGGCGCGGTTCGGGCTGCGCCCGGCGCTGCTGAGTGCGGTGGGGCGCGACGCCGAGGGCGATGAGTTGGTCAAGGCCTGCGAGGCGTTTGGCATGGAAGTTGGCCTGCTCTATCGCTCGGATGATCTGCCAACCGACCGCTATATGGCGGTGGAGGGGGCAAACGGGTTGATCGCAGCGATTGCGGATGCGCATTCGCTGGAACAGGCCGGGGCGAAGATATTGGCGCCAATGATGGACGGGCGGTTGGGCTGCGAGGCGGCGCCATATGCCGGGATTGTCGCGTTGGATGGCAATCTGACGCTGGGGTTGCTGGAAGAGATTGCGGCGAGCCCTTGTTTCGCGGCGGCAGATCTCAGGGTTGCGCCCGCGTCGCCCGGCAAGGCCGAAAGGCTTTTGCCGTTCCTCAGTCATTCGCGCGCGGTGCTTTATGTGAATTGCGAAGAGGCCGGGTTGTTGTGTCAGAAGAGCTTTGCAAGCGCGGCGGAGGCGGCCAAGGGGTTGATGGCGCGCGGGGCTGTGCGGGTTCTGGTCACCGACGGCGCGGGGCCGGCGGCCGAGGGCGCGCGCGACGGGGTGATAGAGGCAACACCGCCAGAAGTGATGGCCACACGGGTGACAGGCGCGGGGGATACGTTTATGGCCGCACATATGGCGGCAGAAGTGCGCGGCGCCAATCGACAAGAAGCGCTGGAAAGCGCGCTGGCGGCGGCAGCGGCCTATGTTTCAGGAGAAGCGGCGGGATGA
- a CDS encoding pseudouridine-5'-phosphate glycosidase, whose amino-acid sequence MIEMKLSREVRAGQARRAAIVALESTIITHGMPWPQNVETARAVEQDIRDCGAVPATMAVIEGALHVGLEPEVLDRLAQAMGVAKLSRADMAACLATGGTGATTVAATMIAARLAGISVFATGGVGGVHRGAEASFDISADLQELAQTAVTVVAAGAKAILDLPKTLEVLETLGVPVIAYRQDVLPAFWSATSALPAPLRMDSAAEIARAHLMRGALSVPGGQLIVNPVPEADQIAQDEMDPIIARALQDAAAQGIAGKAVTPFLLDRILELTDGRSLATNIALVRNNARLGAAIALEIAAQRPASA is encoded by the coding sequence ATGATCGAGATGAAGCTAAGCCGGGAAGTGCGCGCGGGACAGGCGCGCAGGGCGGCGATTGTAGCGCTGGAATCGACCATCATCACTCACGGCATGCCCTGGCCGCAGAACGTCGAGACGGCGCGAGCCGTGGAGCAGGATATTCGCGATTGCGGCGCGGTGCCGGCGACGATGGCGGTGATCGAGGGGGCGTTGCATGTCGGGCTTGAGCCTGAGGTCTTGGACCGATTGGCGCAGGCGATGGGGGTGGCCAAGCTGAGCCGGGCCGATATGGCGGCGTGTCTGGCGACGGGCGGCACGGGGGCCACCACGGTGGCAGCGACAATGATCGCGGCGCGCTTGGCGGGGATTTCGGTCTTTGCCACGGGTGGCGTCGGCGGGGTGCATCGCGGTGCCGAGGCGAGTTTCGATATATCCGCCGACCTGCAAGAGCTGGCGCAGACGGCTGTGACGGTTGTGGCGGCCGGGGCGAAAGCGATCCTCGATCTGCCCAAAACGCTGGAAGTGCTGGAAACGCTGGGCGTGCCGGTGATCGCCTATCGGCAGGATGTGTTGCCCGCCTTCTGGTCGGCGACATCTGCCCTGCCTGCGCCTTTGCGGATGGACAGCGCGGCGGAAATCGCGCGTGCGCATCTGATGCGGGGCGCGTTGAGCGTGCCGGGGGGGCAGTTGATTGTCAATCCGGTGCCTGAAGCCGATCAGATCGCACAAGACGAAATGGACCCGATCATCGCGCGTGCGTTGCAGGATGCCGCCGCGCAAGGCATCGCAGGCAAGGCCGTGACGCCATTTCTGCTGGACCGAATTCTTGAACTGACCGATGGGCGGTCATTGGCTACAAATATCGCCTTGGTGCGCAACAATGCACGGCTGGGCGCGGCGATTGCGCTGGAAATCGCGGCACAACGGCCTGCCAGCGCCTGA
- a CDS encoding DUF502 domain-containing protein, which produces MSKRHDDEDTTHKRRWRPFAGTRNNFLAGLVVVVPIAITMWLIWTFVGWIDSWVLPFVPGKYHPDALLKFWFSEQGWYIWLTDGEDVKVNIRGVGVVVFLIFTIIVGWIAKGLLGRSFIAWGESMVDRMPIVRSLYNGIKQIAETVFSQSTEAKFDKACLVEYPRKGIWAIAFVSTKAKGEIDASIPADEDIMSVFLPTTPNPTSGFLLFVPRSETIELKMSVEDCAKLVISAGLVYPNPKDPSKPVTISATENAP; this is translated from the coding sequence ATGAGTAAACGCCACGACGACGAGGACACCACCCACAAGCGACGGTGGCGCCCCTTTGCCGGGACCCGGAACAATTTCCTTGCTGGTCTGGTCGTGGTAGTCCCCATCGCCATTACCATGTGGCTGATCTGGACTTTTGTGGGCTGGATCGACAGTTGGGTTCTGCCGTTTGTGCCGGGAAAATATCATCCCGATGCGCTGCTCAAATTCTGGTTCAGCGAACAGGGCTGGTACATCTGGCTGACCGATGGTGAGGATGTGAAGGTCAACATTCGCGGCGTCGGTGTTGTCGTCTTCCTGATCTTTACCATCATTGTCGGCTGGATCGCCAAGGGGCTGCTTGGGCGTAGTTTTATCGCCTGGGGCGAGAGCATGGTCGACCGGATGCCGATTGTCCGCTCGCTCTATAACGGGATCAAGCAGATTGCCGAGACGGTGTTCTCGCAATCCACCGAAGCCAAGTTCGACAAGGCTTGTCTGGTGGAATATCCGCGCAAGGGAATCTGGGCGATTGCTTTTGTCTCGACCAAGGCCAAGGGCGAGATCGACGCCAGCATTCCGGCGGATGAAGACATTATGTCGGTGTTCTTGCCAACCACGCCAAACCCGACTTCGGGGTTTTTGTTGTTCGTGCCGCGCAGTGAGACGATCGAGTTGAAGATGTCGGTCGAGGATTGTGCCAAATTGGTGATTTCGGCGGGGCTGGTCTATCCGAATCCAAAAGACCCGAGCAAGCCAGTGACAATATCAGCGACGGAAAATGCGCCCTAA
- a CDS encoding BA14K family protein produces MSAMFNKTRSAVAFAIAFSLISSPSNATSLQALKLGSGMPVAGNSTTGGGDIIQVQSNRDDRNRDRLRSDRDRNQSRSDRERDRSRNEGNRDNPRFDNRNRDRSDNVRNRDRVRNDNHRDRDRYKRGYRGSREHRPGYRRDNDGWWYPVAAFALGAIILNQQLNNQQPSNQRSSGWSHIPARNMHAHDDWCDRKYRSYDRRSKTFQPYNGPRKYCNSPYDRL; encoded by the coding sequence ATGTCGGCAATGTTCAACAAGACACGATCTGCGGTCGCCTTTGCGATTGCGTTTTCACTGATCTCTTCGCCATCCAATGCAACAAGCCTACAGGCATTGAAACTGGGAAGTGGAATGCCCGTTGCGGGCAATTCGACGACAGGTGGTGGCGATATCATTCAGGTACAATCAAACCGCGATGACCGGAATCGGGATCGTTTGCGCTCGGATCGTGACCGTAATCAGTCACGTTCGGACCGTGAGCGTGATAGGTCGCGCAATGAAGGCAACCGGGATAACCCTCGCTTTGACAATCGGAATCGGGATCGCTCTGACAATGTGCGGAACCGAGATCGGGTACGTAATGACAACCATCGGGATCGGGACCGTTACAAACGCGGCTATCGAGGGTCGAGAGAGCATCGCCCGGGATATCGGCGCGACAATGATGGCTGGTGGTATCCGGTTGCGGCCTTTGCGCTTGGCGCCATTATCCTGAATCAGCAACTCAACAATCAACAACCCAGCAATCAGAGGTCGAGCGGTTGGAGCCACATTCCGGCGCGCAACATGCATGCGCATGATGACTGGTGCGACCGCAAGTATCGCAGCTATGATCGCAGGTCCAAGACCTTTCAGCCCTACAACGGGCCACGCAAATACTGCAACTCGCCCTATGATCGGCTTTGA
- a CDS encoding patatin-like phospholipase family protein, with the protein MIRINLALQGGGAHGAFTWGVLERLLAEPEIEIAGISGTSAGALNGAALKAGWMSGGAEGARENLAWLWSQMGALSDSSLAAWYWGAAGQVSDMVDMSWPMMMADAAARMTTPYAWGPFWQNPLRPIAEAFHYDKVCAADGPALFVGATNVRNGKIRIFQGDTISTDALLASACLPTLFKAVEIDGEAYWDGGYTGNPALFPLFAPDLPDDIVVININPLYRDDIPKTPQQIQNRINEISFNSSLLRELRAIDFAKRLLATGALKPGAMKDVKVHMIADDALMNELSVSTKTLPNPLVLSQLKAAGQAAAERFLANHKNDLGKRSTIDIEAKIN; encoded by the coding sequence GTGATCCGCATCAATCTGGCCCTGCAAGGTGGCGGCGCGCACGGCGCCTTCACCTGGGGCGTGCTTGAGCGTCTGCTGGCCGAACCCGAGATTGAAATCGCGGGCATTTCGGGCACCTCGGCGGGTGCGCTGAACGGTGCCGCGCTCAAGGCCGGATGGATGAGTGGTGGTGCCGAGGGCGCGCGCGAAAACCTCGCATGGCTCTGGTCCCAGATGGGCGCGCTCTCTGACAGCAGCCTTGCCGCCTGGTATTGGGGCGCTGCCGGGCAGGTCTCGGACATGGTGGATATGTCCTGGCCGATGATGATGGCCGATGCCGCCGCGCGAATGACAACCCCCTATGCCTGGGGTCCGTTCTGGCAAAACCCGCTGCGCCCGATTGCCGAAGCCTTTCATTATGACAAGGTCTGCGCCGCCGATGGTCCGGCCCTCTTTGTCGGTGCCACCAACGTGCGCAACGGCAAGATCCGCATCTTTCAGGGCGACACGATCAGCACCGATGCCCTCTTGGCCTCAGCCTGCCTGCCGACGCTCTTCAAGGCGGTCGAAATCGACGGCGAGGCCTATTGGGATGGCGGTTATACCGGCAATCCCGCGCTGTTCCCGCTGTTTGCGCCGGATTTGCCCGACGATATCGTAGTGATCAACATCAACCCGCTTTACCGCGACGATATCCCCAAAACACCCCAACAAATTCAGAACCGGATCAACGAGATCAGCTTCAATTCCTCGCTCTTGCGCGAATTGCGCGCCATCGACTTTGCCAAGCGTCTCTTGGCCACGGGCGCGCTGAAACCGGGTGCCATGAAGGATGTGAAGGTCCACATGATCGCCGACGACGCGCTGATGAACGAACTTTCGGTCTCGACCAAGACCTTGCCAAACCCTCTGGTGCTGTCGCAACTCAAGGCCGCAGGGCAGGCGGCGGCAGAACGGTTCCTTGCCAACCACAAGAACGATCTGGGCAAGCGTAGCACGATCGACATTGAAGCAAAGATAAACTGA
- a CDS encoding 3-hydroxybutyrate dehydrogenase yields MILKDKTAIITGSNSGIGLGVARELARAGANVVLNSFTDNEEDHALAAEIAKEFGVTARYIQADMSKADQCRALIEKAGTCDILVNNAGIQFVAPIDEFPTEKWDAIIAINLSSAFHTTAAALPMMRRAGWGRVVNIASAHGLTASPFKSAYIAAKHGVVGLSKTTALETAQEPITCNAICPGYVLTPLVEAQIPDTMKEYNMSREDVVKNVMLERQPSREFATTEQIGGTTVFLCSPAADQITGTTISVDGGWTAL; encoded by the coding sequence ATGATTCTCAAGGACAAAACCGCCATCATCACCGGCTCGAATTCCGGCATCGGTCTTGGCGTCGCACGCGAACTGGCCCGCGCCGGGGCCAATGTTGTGCTTAACTCTTTCACCGACAATGAAGAAGACCACGCGCTCGCCGCTGAGATCGCCAAAGAGTTCGGTGTCACCGCCCGCTATATTCAGGCCGACATGTCAAAAGCCGACCAATGCCGCGCGTTGATCGAAAAGGCCGGCACCTGCGATATCCTCGTCAACAACGCGGGCATTCAATTCGTCGCCCCGATTGATGAATTCCCGACCGAGAAATGGGACGCGATCATCGCCATCAACCTTTCTTCGGCGTTCCACACCACCGCCGCTGCTCTGCCGATGATGCGCCGCGCAGGCTGGGGCAGGGTGGTCAACATCGCCTCGGCCCACGGCCTCACAGCGTCGCCCTTCAAATCGGCCTATATCGCCGCCAAGCACGGCGTCGTCGGCCTGTCCAAGACCACCGCTCTGGAAACAGCGCAGGAACCGATCACCTGCAACGCCATCTGTCCGGGCTATGTTCTGACCCCGCTGGTCGAGGCGCAAATTCCCGACACGATGAAGGAATACAACATGAGCCGCGAGGACGTGGTCAAAAACGTCATGCTTGAGCGCCAGCCAAGCCGCGAGTTTGCCACCACCGAACAGATCGGCGGCACCACTGTCTTCCTCTGCTCGCCCGCAGCCGATCAGATCACCGGCACCACGATCAGCGTCGATGGCGGCTGGACGGCGCTGTGA
- a CDS encoding extracellular solute-binding protein, with product MRPVFFHRMKAGLAIFGLCAAALMSAGMASGEARHGLSMYGDPALPPDFVSLPYANPNAPKGGQVVSGNTGGFDSLNPFILKGTAPWQLPYLGYESLLDRNYDEAFGLYGLLAESVEVGANREWVEFTLREEARFWDGSPVTLDDVLWSYETLGTMGHPRYLGFWQKVETMEATGPRSFKITFNTNDRELALLAGMRPILKKAQWEGRDFTASGLEAPIGTGPYMVADFEAGRFVSMKRNPQYWGRDLPLMQGRANLDEVRIEFYGDGSVLFEAFKAGALTVYRESNAEKWMRDYDFPAVVSGDVVKSEIPDGKPSGMTGFVMNTRRAPFDDWRVREAMLLAFNFEYMNDTITGGRQKRIASYFSGTELGMRPGPAQGRVAELLAPFAESLLPGTLEGYSLPVSDGSERNRKNLRAAMKLLGEAGWRVQDGKMVDAKGGPFEFSVLLRQGAQENQAFASIFTNALARIGITARVDIVDNAQYFKRLETYDFDMTDFRRGFSLSPGNEQRLYWGAYGVETPGTRNLMGMNVPAAEAMIDQMLATDDPDEFTAAVRALDRILTAGRYVIPTYEFGVGRIAHANALKYPDHIPVYGDGVWFMPDVWWYEE from the coding sequence ATGAGACCAGTGTTTTTCCACCGGATGAAGGCCGGATTGGCAATTTTTGGCCTATGCGCCGCCGCTCTGATGAGTGCCGGAATGGCCTCGGGCGAGGCGCGCCACGGGCTATCTATGTATGGTGACCCGGCCCTTCCACCTGATTTTGTGTCCCTGCCCTATGCCAACCCGAACGCGCCCAAAGGTGGGCAGGTGGTGAGCGGCAATACCGGCGGATTCGATTCGCTCAATCCGTTCATCCTGAAAGGCACTGCCCCCTGGCAGTTACCTTACCTTGGATATGAGAGCCTGTTGGATCGAAATTACGACGAAGCGTTCGGGCTTTACGGGCTTTTGGCCGAATCGGTTGAGGTGGGTGCGAATCGCGAATGGGTGGAATTCACCCTGCGCGAGGAGGCCCGATTCTGGGATGGCAGCCCGGTAACTCTTGATGATGTGCTGTGGTCCTATGAGACGCTCGGCACCATGGGGCATCCCCGCTATCTCGGGTTCTGGCAAAAGGTCGAGACGATGGAAGCGACCGGGCCGCGCAGTTTCAAGATCACCTTCAACACCAATGACCGGGAATTGGCGCTCTTGGCAGGAATGCGCCCGATTCTGAAAAAGGCACAATGGGAGGGGCGGGATTTTACTGCCTCGGGGCTGGAGGCACCGATCGGGACCGGGCCATATATGGTCGCCGATTTTGAGGCGGGTCGGTTCGTCAGCATGAAACGCAATCCACAATATTGGGGCCGTGATCTGCCCTTGATGCAGGGGCGCGCCAATCTCGATGAGGTCAGGATCGAGTTTTATGGTGACGGGTCAGTTCTGTTTGAGGCGTTCAAGGCCGGGGCGTTGACGGTATATAGAGAGAGCAACGCCGAGAAATGGATGCGCGATTATGATTTCCCCGCCGTGGTTTCGGGCGATGTGGTAAAATCGGAAATCCCTGACGGCAAACCTTCGGGGATGACCGGATTCGTGATGAACACGCGGCGCGCGCCGTTTGATGACTGGCGGGTGCGCGAGGCGATGCTTCTGGCGTTCAACTTTGAATATATGAACGACACCATCACAGGCGGGCGGCAAAAGCGGATTGCCTCGTATTTTTCGGGAACCGAGCTGGGTATGCGGCCCGGCCCGGCGCAAGGGCGTGTGGCCGAGCTTCTGGCGCCCTTTGCCGAGTCGCTGTTGCCTGGCACGTTGGAGGGCTATTCGCTGCCCGTGTCGGACGGGAGCGAACGCAACCGCAAGAACCTGCGCGCGGCGATGAAACTGCTTGGGGAGGCCGGTTGGCGGGTGCAGGACGGCAAAATGGTGGACGCCAAGGGCGGGCCATTCGAGTTTTCTGTGCTGCTGCGGCAGGGTGCGCAGGAAAACCAGGCCTTTGCCAGCATCTTTACCAATGCGCTGGCGCGGATCGGTATCACGGCGCGGGTCGATATTGTGGACAATGCACAGTATTTCAAACGGCTTGAGACCTATGATTTCGACATGACCGATTTCCGCCGTGGCTTTTCGCTTTCTCCGGGCAACGAGCAGCGGCTCTATTGGGGTGCTTACGGGGTCGAAACGCCGGGAACGCGCAACCTGATGGGGATGAATGTGCCCGCGGCCGAAGCGATGATCGACCAAATGCTGGCAACCGATGATCCCGACGAGTTCACCGCTGCGGTGCGCGCGCTCGACAGAATCTTGACCGCCGGGCGCTATGTGATCCCGACCTATGAATTCGGGGTGGGCCGGATAGCGCATGCAAACGCGCTGAAATATCCCGACCATATCCCGGTCTATGGGGATGGCGTGTGGTTCATGCCAGATGTGTGGTGGTACGAGGAATAA
- a CDS encoding LysR family transcriptional regulator, with translation MLKPYEQRFPWNLDWNLLRTFMVVVDEGGITPAAHFLGLKQPTISAALKRLEDITGRKLVNRSPKHFSVTPWGRVLHAEASVIFGAVAQLPDLLDGLEEDVTGQISIAVASHVVSPHFDAILKRFNDLYPQVSYTISTMDSADVITQLQQNRVTCGVCLFRSRPAGLQTRVLYREYFGLFCGPPHRLYGREDIEITELKNEDVVSFQTDEIEGPLSGVAHMRRRLGMRSEPKGLSSNLPEVRRMIVTNIGIGALPVHVARRDVQSGLLWQVPPYKSLPAVDIHLLTNARRSLNRAEQALLEMLNSELDSLPMAERTYRS, from the coding sequence ATGTTAAAGCCATATGAACAACGCTTTCCGTGGAACCTTGATTGGAACCTCCTGCGCACCTTCATGGTCGTCGTCGACGAAGGCGGCATCACTCCGGCAGCGCATTTCCTCGGTCTGAAACAACCCACCATCAGCGCGGCTCTGAAACGGCTCGAAGACATCACCGGGCGCAAGCTGGTCAACCGCTCGCCCAAGCATTTTAGCGTCACGCCATGGGGCAGAGTGCTGCATGCCGAGGCCAGCGTGATCTTCGGCGCGGTTGCCCAACTGCCCGATCTGCTCGACGGTCTGGAAGAAGACGTGACAGGACAGATCAGCATTGCAGTCGCCAGCCATGTCGTGTCACCGCATTTCGATGCGATCCTGAAACGTTTCAACGATCTCTATCCGCAGGTCAGCTACACAATCTCCACCATGGACAGCGCCGATGTGATCACCCAACTTCAGCAAAACCGCGTGACCTGCGGCGTTTGCCTGTTCCGGTCTCGTCCCGCCGGGTTGCAGACCCGTGTGCTTTACCGCGAATATTTCGGTCTGTTCTGCGGCCCGCCGCATCGGCTCTATGGGCGCGAAGATATCGAGATTACCGAGTTGAAAAACGAAGACGTGGTGTCTTTTCAGACCGATGAGATCGAAGGCCCGCTCTCTGGCGTGGCCCATATGCGCCGACGTCTGGGCATGCGCTCTGAGCCCAAGGGGCTGTCGTCAAACCTGCCGGAAGTGCGCCGCATGATCGTCACCAATATCGGAATCGGCGCCCTACCGGTGCATGTGGCGCGCCGCGATGTGCAATCAGGCCTGCTCTGGCAGGTGCCGCCCTATAAGTCGCTGCCCGCCGTGGACATCCATTTGCTGACCAACGCTCGGCGCAGCCTGAACCGCGCCGAGCAAGCGCTCCTCGAAATGTTGAACAGCGAACTCGACAGCCTGCCGATGGCAGAACGCACCTATCGCTCCTGA
- a CDS encoding transporter substrate-binding domain-containing protein, with the protein MKKSMTLLRRSLLIGATALMGVSLAPIGASADELAEIKERGVLRIAMTGQYPPFNFVNESNEVVGFDPSIGTEIAKRMGLETEIITTAWDGIIGGLLANKYDAVVGSMSITAERDKVIDFVGPYYNTKRAFFTVAGSDITTLEQLSDPEVRVGLTLGETHDQWARDQGYNVKTYKGLPELLLELTNGRVDVIVNDSIPVLLAMKAGQYDLAEIPAPDAEAFPAGIAIREGNPELAAAMQKALDDMMEDGTYMKLANEWVGGDIR; encoded by the coding sequence ATGAAAAAATCCATGACACTCCTGCGTCGCAGCCTTTTGATCGGCGCCACCGCTTTGATGGGCGTGAGCCTTGCACCGATTGGTGCCAGCGCAGACGAGTTGGCCGAGATCAAGGAGCGCGGCGTTCTGCGCATCGCCATGACGGGACAGTATCCGCCGTTCAACTTTGTCAACGAAAGCAACGAGGTCGTCGGGTTCGACCCTTCGATCGGCACCGAGATCGCCAAGCGGATGGGGCTTGAGACCGAGATCATCACCACCGCGTGGGATGGCATCATCGGCGGTCTTCTGGCCAATAAATACGACGCTGTTGTCGGCTCGATGTCGATCACTGCAGAGCGTGACAAGGTGATTGATTTTGTCGGCCCCTATTATAACACCAAGCGCGCGTTCTTTACCGTTGCCGGGTCGGATATCACCACGCTTGAGCAGTTGAGCGACCCCGAAGTCAGAGTGGGTTTGACCTTGGGTGAGACGCATGACCAATGGGCGCGCGATCAGGGCTATAACGTCAAGACCTACAAAGGCTTGCCGGAACTGCTGCTTGAGCTGACCAATGGGCGTGTTGATGTGATCGTCAACGATTCAATCCCCGTTTTGCTGGCCATGAAAGCCGGGCAATACGATCTGGCCGAGATCCCTGCGCCGGATGCAGAAGCATTCCCTGCGGGGATTGCGATCCGCGAGGGGAACCCCGAATTGGCCGCCGCCATGCAAAAGGCGCTGGACGATATGATGGAAGACGGCACCTATATGAAGTTGGCAAATGAATGGGTTGGCGGCGATATCCGCTGA